In the Euphorbia lathyris chromosome 5, ddEupLath1.1, whole genome shotgun sequence genome, one interval contains:
- the LOC136230454 gene encoding uncharacterized protein → MAPGFDIPRNKQQESSRKATMAGQWTVVKPSRSDDVLDANRQLQIANQIRAQFESVAPKRPPKPSRSEPDATAAPALFHSATNTIPELHKLRSLQSHSSPLFSARVANMEEQDEFVETQYYKQLDSIDKQHHKTGSGFISVEMEETAHGYEIQLPIGNGARTCVSGCRSNPATNDWIPRPEYDQGFSS, encoded by the exons ATGGCACCTGGTTTTGACATTCCTAGAAACAAACAGCAAGAGAGCAGCAGAAAGGCAACAATGGCTGGACAATGGACAGTGGTAAAGCCAAGCCGAAGCGACGACGTTTTGGATGCCAATCGCCAACTTCAAATCGCCAACCAAATCAGAGCTCAGTTTGAGTCCGTTGCCCCTAAACGACCTCCCAAACCAAGCAGGAGCGAACCAGATGCAACTGCTGCTCCTGCTCTTTTTCACTCTGCAACAAACACCATTCCTGAGCTTCACAAGCTTCGATCTCTTCAATCTCACTCTTCC CCTTTGTTTTCTGCACGAGTAGCCAACATGGAGGAGCAAGATGAATTTGTGGAGACTCAGTACTATAAGCAATTGGATTCGATTGACAAGCAGCATCACAAG ACAGGGAGTGGGTTCATAAGTGTTGAAATGGAAGAAACTGCACATGGTTATGAAATTCAATTACCAATCGGTAACGGCGCCCGTACTTGTGTCTCCGGTTGCAGAAGTAATCCGGCGACAAATGACTGGATTCCTCGCCCTGAATACGATCAG GGCTTTTCTTCTTGA